In Aegilops tauschii subsp. strangulata cultivar AL8/78 chromosome 3, Aet v6.0, whole genome shotgun sequence, one genomic interval encodes:
- the LOC109732846 gene encoding FBD-associated F-box protein At5g60610 translates to MDDPQFLVGTPRSELLANMEREGRDPATLDVGINLVLYFVYDYLPHPPVSPGSAPTLSLAGASWVSDGVDRISRLPDVLLRDIISRLPAKDAARTAALSSRWRPLWRSAPLALVDSHLLPDGGAAGQFTIGAPSPRAVTDAVSRVLAAHPGPFRCVHLTRSTMEEHRGEMARWLDILVAKGVQELVFVNRPWPLDLRLPATLFSCASLTRLYLGVWRIPDTAAVPRGARFPNLKELGLCMTVMEDRDLAFMLERSPVLESLIIMGSQTGVRLRLVSQSVRCVQLGYTYLEDIEVVDAPRLERLFQSDNFRQSELTDPSIKNCSSKIKIGCAPNLRVLGYILPGEQELGISNTVIVAGAKESIAPSVQILAIEVQFGCRNSIKKVPGFLRCFPNLGTLHVQSPRIPKESTGKVNLKFWQEGGPIKCVLQSLKKLFFYEFRGSRSEVAFLKFIAERGRVLEQMVVVVAKECFSPGGDGVNAKLKPLTNAKWNSKGCKLELFKSPLTDVAGPICSHRHASDLGFADPFDLKYYYKSETISVS, encoded by the exons ATGGACGACCCGCAGTTCCTCGTCGGCACCCCCAGGAGCGAGCTGCTCGCCAATATGGAGCGCGAAGGCCGGGACCCTGCGACGCTCGACGTCGGCATAAATCTGGTGCTCTATTTCGTCTACGACTACCTCCCTCACCCGCCCGTCTCCCCCGGCTCCGCCCCCACCCTCTCGCTCGCCGGCGCGTCGTGGGTCTCCGACGGCGTCGACCGCATCAGCCGCCTCCCCGATGTGCTCCTCCGCGACATCATCTCCCGCCTCCCCGCCAAGGACGCCGCGCGCACCGCCGCCCTCTCCTCGCGCTGGCGTCCACTCTGGCGCTCGGCGCCCCTCGCTCTTGTCGACAGCCATCTGCTTCCGGACGGCGGCGCGGCCGGGCAGTTCACCATCGGCGCTCCCTCTCCCCGCGCCGTCACCGACGCGGTGTCCCGCGTCCTCGCGGCGCACCCCGGACCCTTCCGCTGCGTCCACCTCACCCGCAGCACGATGGAGGAGCACCGGGGAGAGATGGCGCGCTGGCTCGACATCCTCGTCGCCAAGGGGGTTCAAGAACTCGTCTTTGTCAACCGCCCTTGGCCGCTAGACCTGCGCCTCCCGGCCACGCTCTTCAGCTGCGCCTCCCTCACCCGCCTCTATCTCGGCGTCTGGAGGATCCCGGACACCGCCGCCGTACCGCGCGGCGCCAGATTCCCCAACCTCAAGGAGCTCGGCCTCTGCATGACTGTCATGGAGGACCGCGATCTGGCATTCATGCTTGAAAGAAGCCCCGTCCTGGAGTCCCTCATCATCATGGGGAGCCAGACCGGAGTGCGCCTGCGCCTCGTCAGCCAAAGCGTGCGGTGTGTTCAGCTGGGATATACCTACTTGGAGGACATCGAGGTGGTGGATGCACCTCGCCTGGAGAGGCTCTTCCAGTCGGATAATTTTCGCCAGAGCGAGCTCACTGACCCCAGCATCAAGAACTGCTCTTCCAAGATCAAGATTGGGTGTGCACCTAACCTGCGTGTGCTGGGATACATTCTGCCAGGAGAGCAAGAGTTGGGGATTAGCAACACCGTCATCGTG GCTGGGGCCAAGGAGAGCATTGCGCCTAGTGTCCAGATTTTGGCCATAGAGGTGCAATTCGGTTGCCGCAATTCGATCAAGAAAGTGCCTGGTTTTCTCAGATGCTTTCCTAACCTGGGGACCCTCCATGTCCAG TCCCCACGCATACCTAAAGAGTCCACTGGCAAGGTCAATCTCAAGTTCTGGCAGGAGGGTGGCCCCATCAAATGTGTCCTGCAGAGCTTGAAGAAGTTGTTCTTCTACGAGTTCCGTGGGTCAAGAAGCGAAGTTGCTTTCCTCAAGTTCATCGCGGAGAGAGGTCGGGTGCTGGAGCAGATGGTGGTCGTGGTGGCCAAGGAATGTTTCTCTCCGGGAGGTGATGGTGTGAATGCCAAGCTGAAGCCTCTGACCAACGCAAAATGGAACAGCAAAGGTTGCAAACTTGAGCTCTTCAAGAGCCCACTCACTGATGTGGCAGGTCCAATTTGCAGCCACCGACATGCTTCTGATTTGGGGTTTGCTGATCCCTTTGACCTCAAGTACTACTACAAATCCGAAACAATCTCCGTAAGTTAA